The Pectobacterium wasabiae CFBP 3304 DNA segment CAGTGTGGTTCCGTGTTGCTGCCTGAAATGAAGATCGCAGGGGAATAAGTTTGCGCTGTGTGGGTAACCGTCGCCGTCGGCTGTGTCCGACGGCTGTTACTCTATAGCATTTATCTGGCTTAGCGGTGGTACTCGCCTGCGGCTTCTGGCTGATAGAGTAGTTCTAGTACTTCAATTCGCGCTTCTTCACCGTTTGGCAACTGCCAGGTGATAGCGTTTCCCACATGCATTCCCAATAGTGCTGCGCCCAGCGGAGCCATCACCGACAGCGGTTCTTTACTGTCTTTCACGGCAGCGGGATAAACCAGCGTGCGGATATGCTCTTCGTGGGTATTCAGATCGCGGAAACGCACCCGACTATTCATGGTGACGACATGTGAGGGAATCGATGCTGAAGGCAGAATTTCTGCCCGATCCAGTTCTTCATTCAACGCCTGTGCGATATCGCTGTCCGCAAAGGCGGGCTGCTCCAATAACTTATCCAGACGTTCTGCATCTAATTCACTGATTGTCAGGTTAGGTTTCGTCATACTCCTCTCCAGTTGGTATTTTCAGATGATATAAAAATAACCCCCGCGGATTAACGCAGGGGGTATAAGAAAATATGATATATGTGGATAGTAGGGGGTTCGGAGGGGAAAGTGAAGCACTAAGGTGTACAGATAGCCAGCTAAGGAAATGGCTAGTCTTCGTCGAACCCGGCTTCAAACAGCCCGATGACGGCAGCAAGCGCCTGTTCTTCATCTGGACCAGCGGCTTCGACCTCAATGAGACGTCCTTTAGCCGAGTCCAGCATCAGCATAGCAATCACGCTACTGGCTTCGGCTTCGGTGCCGCTGTCATTACGCAGTATCACTTCTGCATCAAAGCTCTGCACCAGCTCGAACAGCTTCATCGCTGGGCGAGCATGCATCCCGAGCTTATTTTTGATTTCAACCGTTTGCCGGACTGTCATGGGTCACCTGGCTATACTGGCTTGCTGAATATTACGTGGGTTTACGTTTTTCCAGTGTACGGTGGCGCGACTGTACGTTCTTACCGCGCGAGCGGAAGTAGTCTGCCAACTGCTCAGCGACGTATACCGAGCGGTGCTTACCGCCAGTGCAGCCAATGGCGACGGTCAGGTAGCTACGGTTATTGGTTTCCAGCATCGGTAGCCACAGTTCGAGATAGCTACGAGTCTGGTAGATGAAATTGTGAACTTCGGTATGTCTATCGAGGAAGGACGCTACGGGCTTATCCAGACCTGTCATCGGGCGCAATTTTGGATCCCAGTGCGGGTTCGGCAGGAAACGCACGTCAAAGACGTAATCCGCATCGATAGGAATACCGTGCTTGAAGCCGAACGATTCGAACACCATCGTAAGCTCGCGTTCCCGCTTGCCGAGCAGTCGTGTACGCAGCATTTCGGCGAGTTCGTGCACCGACATCTCTGAGGTGTCGATAATCAGATCGGCGCGTGAACGCAGCGGCTCCAGCAGATCGCTTTCTTCATCAATCGCACTTTCCAACGACAGATTCTTGCTGGACAGCGGATGCAGGCGACGGGTATCGCTGTAGCGGCGGATCAACGTATTGCGATCGGCATCCAGAAACAGCAGTTGGGGCGAGAAGCTGGATGGCAGTTGCTCCATGGCATGCTCGAAGATCTCTGGAGATTCCGGCATATTGCGCACGTCAATGCTGACCGCTGCGGAAATATTACGAGCCGCAAGCGTATTCGCCAGTTCTGGCAGCAGAACCACTGGTAGATTATCTACGCAGTAGAACCCCATATCTTCCAATGCGCGCAGGGCGACAGATTTTCCTGAACCTGAGCGACCGCTGACAATCATCAGTACCATCTGACGACTCCCCTCTGGCAACGTGATGGCGAATTTTCATTGCCATGATTTTTATGATGTATCGCTAAAAAATGACGGCTTAGCGCATGGATTGCAAGCATTCTCTCGTTCTACCGCGAATAGCCCGTCATCGTGAGTATGACTATCATCTAGCTTAATCCGCTTCCGTCATAATCTGGTACAGCTCTTCATCGCTTTGCGCCGCCCGCAGGCGTCGGCAAACTGTTTTATCCGCCAGCCGCTTGGCAACAAGCGACAGGGTATGCAAATGGGTTTTACATTGTTCAGCCGGAACCAGCAAGGCAAAAAGCAGATCAACGGCCTGATTATCAATCGCATCGAAAGCGATCGGTTGCTCTAGCTGGATGAAAACACCGATGGCACCCAGCGCATTATCGTCTTCCAGCTTACCGTGAGGAATGGCAATGCCGCCGCCGATTCCCGTGCTGCCCATCCGCTCCCGGGTCAGGATGGCATCAAAGATAATCTGCGAGGGAATGTTAAGCTGCCTAGCGGCCAGCTCGCTGATAATTTCCAATGCCCGTTTTTTACTCTGGCAATGGACGGTGCTTCGGGTGCACTCAGGACGTAATACGGTGCTGAGTTGCAATACGGGATCGTGGCTCATTTTATTTTCACTTCTGGTGATCCCGCCCTATCCATTGGATGGGGCGGGTTTGTTCCTTTGCCAAATGGCAAAGGAGAAAATTAGTGCTGCTTGAGTTTATCTTTATGCTTATTGAGCTGTCTTGCCAGCTTATCAATCAATAAATCTATCGCGGCGTACATATCTGCCGCTTCGGAGGTTGCATGCAGCTCCCCACCATTAACATGGAGCGTGGCCTCGGCAATTTGCTGAACTTTTTCCACTCTCAATACCACATTGACCTGATTAATCCGGTCAAAATACTGCTCTAATTTGGCAAATTTTCCATTTACAAAATCACGCAGTGGTTCAGTGATCTCGATGTGGTGTCCGGTAATGTTGAGCTGCATAGTGTCTTCCTTCTCTGTTGAGATCAAACCAGTTGTTTACGCTGATTTGATGGTGGGATAGATAAAGACTCTCGGTATTTTGCGACGGTACGGCGCGCCACGATGATGCCCTGCTCGGAGAGCAGTGTGGTGAGCTTGCTGTCGCTTAATGGCTTCGCAGGGTTTTCCGCTGCGATAAGCTTTTTCACCAGTGCACGGATAGCCGTTGACGAAGCTTCTCCGCCGCTATCGGTATTAACGTGGCTGGAGAAGAAATATTTTAGCTCAAAAATGCCGCGTGGGCTGTGTAGGAATTTCTGTGTCGTCACGCGTGAGATGGTGGATTCATGCATATCTACCGCTTGGGCGATGTCTGCCAATACCATGGGCTTCATGAATTCTTCACCCTGCTCGAAGAAATCCTGCTGCTGCTCGACGATGCAGCGGGTTACTTTTAGCAGCGTATCGTTGCGACTCTCCAGACTTTTGATGAGCCAGCGTGCCTCTTGCAGGTTACTGCGGATGAATTGCCCGTCGCTGTCGTTGCGCGCGCTGTTACCCAGCGCTGCATATTGTTGGTTAATCTGCAAACGGGGAACGCTGTCGGTGTTCAATTCAACGACCCACACTCCCTGCACCTTGCGCACCAGCACATCAGGGATCACATATTCGGATTCACCCGTGTTAATTGACTGCCCCGGACGTGGGTCGAGCGATTGGATCAGCGCCAACGCTTCTTTCAGCACTTCCTCTTTCAGGCGGGTCACGCGGATCAGGCTACGGAAATCGTGGTTAGCTAACAGATCAAGATGATCGCTGACGATCAGGCGAGCTTCGAGCAAGCGCGGCGTACGGTTGTCAAACTGGGAAAGTTGTACCAGCAGGCAATCGCGTAGATCGCGAGCAGCGACGCCAACAGGATCAAAGCGCTGCACGCGTTTAAGTACGGCTTCGACCTCTTCCAGCGTCACGTCGTCGTCACCGATGCTGTCAAGAATGTCTTCCAGCGGCACGGTCAGGTAGCCAGTGTTGTCCACCGCATCCACAATCGACGTTGCGATGGCCGCATCAGTATCCGAAAACGGCGTCAGCTCAACCTGCCACATCAGGTAATCCTGAAGCGTTTGCGTGGTTTCGCCTTGATAAATAGGCAGTTCTTCGTCGCGATAGTCAGAACCCGTGCCCGACGGTGTGCCTGCGGAATAAATCTCATCCCAGGTGGCGTCGAGCGGCAATTCTTCCGGCATGTCCCGTTGTTCAAGGGCTTCACCGGTATCCAGTGAATCGCTGTCTGCCTTTTCGAATGACTCGATTTCGTCGTGCTGATCCGTTTGTTCGAGCAACGGATTGCTTTCCAGCGCCAGTTGAATCTCCTGTTGCAATTCAAGCGTGGACAACTGCAACAGCCGAATTGCCTGTTGGAGCTGTGGAGTCATGGCCAGTTGCTGGCTAAGCCTGAGTTGCAAACCTTGCTTCATAAATCGCGCTAACGTCCCATAAGTACTGCAAAGAGAAAATATTACCCTATCAGAGTCGGAAGCCTTCGCCCAGATAGACGCGTTTCACCTGTTCATCGGCCAGAATATCGTTCGGTGAACCGTGGGCGATCAGGTTGCCCTGACTCACGATGTAGGCTCGTTCACAGACATCAAGCGTTTCGCGGACGTTATGATCGGTAATCAACACGCCAAGCCCGCTGTCACGCAGATGCTCAATGATTTTTTTAATATCCAGTACGGAGATCGGGTCTACGCCCGCAAACGGTTCATCCAGCAGGATGAATTTGGGATTTGCTGCCAGCGCACGCGCAATCTCTACGCGGCGTCTTTCCCCACCGGACAGCGATTGTCCCAGACTATCGCGCAAATGAATAATATGGAATTCTTCCATTAGTTCATTGGCACGATCTTCCTGCTGCTCGGTGGTCAGATCTTTACGGATCTGTAATACCGCCATCAGGTTGTCATAGACGCTTAAGCGACGGAAAATAGAGGCTTCCTGCGGCAGATAGCCGATGCCACGCAAGGCACGTTCGTGCAGAGGGAGCAGGCTGATATCGTCGTCGTCGATGACGATGCGCCCTTCATCGCGCGGGACGATGCCGACGACCATATAGAACGTGGTGGTCTTCCCGGCCCCGTTCGGCCCGAGTAGGCCGACGATTTCACCGGAATTCACGGTAAGGCTGACGTTTTCCACGACTTTACGGCCTTTGTACGCCTTGGCCAAATTTTCTGCGGTTAATGTTGCCATAGCTTATTCAGTAACCCGTGGTTGCGATTGTTGAGAACGAGAAGGCTGGCTCTTTTTCTCTTTTTCCTGAAGCTGAGAGGGGACTAACACCGTCGTCACACGTTTGCCTTTATCGCTGGTCGCTTCCATCTGCTGCTGTTTCACCAGATAGGTGATGCGATCGCCTTTTACATTGCTGTCCTGCTGTTCCAGATAGGCATTGCCTGTCAGTACCAGAAAATCAGTAGCCAGCTCGTAGCGGATTTTTTGCGCGTGGCCTTTTACGGGTTTGCCGTTGTCCTGCATCTGGTAGAACGTCACGGGGTTACCGTAACCTTCCACCACTTCACTGCCTTGCGTACCCTGTGGGCGCGTCACGACAACCTTGTCGGCTTTCACTTCGATCGTTCCTTGCTTCACGACAACATTGCCCGTGAACGTCACTGTGTTGCCCTGCATATCCAGAGATTGCTGTGCTGAATCAATGCGAATCGGTTGGTTGCTATCGCCCGTGACAGCAAAGGTGGAAACGCTGACGGCGAACAGCGAGCTGGCGATCAGGGTGTTACGCATCAGGTTATTGGTTTTGGATTTCATAAGAGGTTTTTACCTTTTCGATCAACTCGGCCGTTTTATTACGCAGATTTCCGCGCATTTTCATTCCGCTTGAGGTAAAGCTGGTGCCGTACAGGGTGACTTCATCATCGGAAGAGACGTCCTGCGTGACCAGATTCACTTGGGCATTATTCGTTGTGATACGCTGAAGCTGCGCGTCCTTCGTCAGGCTATTCACCTCAACGTGGCCGTACAGATAGAGCATCTTGTCTTTTGTCAGCTTGGCGCGATCGGCACGTACTGACCAGGTTGCAATGCCCTGTTCATTGAACAGCGTGGCAACGGGGGTCGTAAACCAACTCAATTGCTCGTTGTTGAAATACTCCGCCTTTTCCGAAATGAGTCTGTAGCTCAGCTTGCCCGCAGGGCTGTATACCTGAGTGTTGGTCTTTTCGCTGGTATAGACTGGCACCGTAGGGTCATTTGCATTCGGTGCCGGTACGGTGTCGTCATCCGCAATATTCCAACCGATGAGGACCAGTACCAACAGAGCCAGGAAAGCGGTCAGCCAACGCTTGGTGTTACTCATATTGACAACCCTTTGGCATGCTCCAGCTTATTCTGCGAGAACAGAATCAAATCACACAGCTCACGCACGGCACCACGGCCACCCGCAATGCGAGTGACATAATCCGCACGTGGTAACAGCAACGGGTGGGCGTCTGCCACGGCAACGCTCAGACCAACCTGTGCCATCACTGGCCAGTCGATCATGTCGTCGCCGATATAGGCCACTTGATCTGCTGTTACCGATAGTTTATCCAACAGATCGTTGAAGGCCAAAACCTTATCTGATTGCCCCTGATAAAGGTGGTTAATGCCCAGCGTTTTACACCGATCGACCAGTAGTTTTGCGGAACGCCCAGTAATGATGGCAACCTCAATACCAGACGTCAGCAGGCAGCGAATTCCATAACCGTCACGGACGTTAAACGCTTTCAGCTCTTCGCCGTGGTTACCCATGTAAATCAGACCATCGGACATCACGCCGTCAACGTCGCAGATTAACAGGCGAACTTCACGGGCTTTATCCAGTACCTGTTGATCGACCGGCCCATAACAGGTAGCGGTTTGCGCCCTGGTTTCACTCATTCACAATTATCCTTTCTTTTTAAACCACGCCAGCCCGCAACATATCGTGCATATGGACAATACCGACCAGACGATCGTTTTCTGCCACCAGCACTGAGGTGATGTGGCGCGACTGCATCAGGTTAAGTGCATCTACCGCCAGCATCTGCGGCGCGACCCGGATGCCGCCCGCGGTCATCACATCAGCAATACGCGCGCTGTTCAAGTCAATATTCATGTCGAAGATGCGGCGCAGGTCACCATCGGTGAAGATACCCTGAATTTTCATATCCGCTTCGCAGATTACCGTCATACCCAGATTTTTGCGCGTAATTTCCACCAGCGCATCACGCAGCGAGGCATTGTGTGGGACATGGGGGATCTCGTCGCCTGAATGCATAATATCGCTGATACGCAGTAAAAGTTTGCGGCCAAGTGCGCCACCGGGGTGAGATAGGGCGAAATCTTCGGCAGTAAAACCGCGCGCCTGTAGCAAAGCCACGGCGAGTGCGTCGCCCATGACCAGCGTTGCGGTGGTGCTGGTGGTGGGTGCCAGACCGAGCGGGCAGGCTTCCTGCGGAACGTTGACGCACAGGTGTATATCCGCCGCTTTACCCATCGTGCTTTCTGGTGCGCTGGTCATGCAGATCAGGAACACTTTCTGGCGTTTCAGAACAGGGATCAGCGACAGGATTTCATGGGATTCGCCAGAGTTGGAAATCGCGATCACGATATCGTGCGGCGTCACCATGCCGAGGTCACCGTGGCTGGCTTCACCCGGATGAACGAAAAAAGCGGGTGTACCGGTGCTGGCGAAGGTTGCGGCAATTTTGCAACCGATGTGGCCGGATTTGCCCATTCCCATCACCACCACTTTGCCCTGGCAGTGAAAGATCTTTTTGCAGGCGAGGGTAAAATTGTCGTCAATATACTGATCTAATTGCGCAAGCCCATCGCGTTCTATACTCAGTACCTGCTTGCCCGCCTGCTGGAAATCGAAATCGGGTTGTAGCCTATGTTCGGATAGTGCACGGTCAGACTGCTGTTTTAGGTGAGCGTCTTGTTCAAACGGTGACATACCAATAGTCCTGATTATGGTTAAAAACGGAACAGCATAATTATGAAAAACAGAACAACACCGTAAGGTAGGCGATAAACGCGCAGCATAATAATACGCCTGCGCCCTGTCCTATACGGCGTTTTTTGCTGAGGCACAGTGCAGTTAACAGCACGCTCGCCGCCAGCATGACCCAATAGTCGCGCTGAAAAACTTGAGGATTCAGTGCGCCTGGCGAGAGTAGTGCGGGTACGCCCAGTACAATCGCAATATTAAAAATATTCGAGCCAATCAGGTTGCCCAGCGCGATATCATCTTCTTTTTTCAATGTCCCGACGATGGCCGTAGCGAGTTCAGGCAGGCTGGTGCCGATCGCCAATATGGTCAGCCCGATGGTCAATTCGCTGACATCGAAGTAGCGTGCAATGACGGTCGCGTTATCCACGACCATACGGGCGGCCATGGGTAAAATAATCATACCGAGAATCAGCCACAGCACGGCAGCCATCTGATTGCTGTCGTCTTGCGGAAGCTCTGCCAATTGCTCACGCGTCAGGCTGTCGCCGCCTTCCTGCTGCGCCTGTTGTGCCATACGCAGTATTAACGCCAGACACAGAATAGCGGCAAAGAGCAGCATCATGCCGTCGGCACGGCTCAGGTAGCTATCATGCAGTAAAACGCCACACAATAAAGTGACGGACACCATGAGCGGCAATTCCCGGCGCAACAGGGCCGAATGTACGGTTAGTGGGCGAATGAGCGCTGCGCTGCCAAGAATGAGTAAGATATTGGTGATATTGGAGCCAATCACATTACCGACGGCCATGTCGTTCTGATCGTTTAAAGCTGCGGTAACAGAAACGATCAGCTCAGGTAGCGACGTGCCGAAGCCGACAATGGTGATGCCGATGACGAAAGGCGGTAAGCCGAGAGAACGCGCAAGCACAGCCGCGCCATAGATAAGACGATCGGCACCGTAAACCAGCAGTAGCAAGCCAACGAACAAGAGTAGTGTTGCAAAAAGCATGCAGCGTCCTTTAATAGGATATATACCCGTCATACTTCAAGCTGCATGTGCGTTGGCTTTTCTCTCTCACTCCAGTCACTTACTGCTGTAAGCTCCTGGGGACTCACTGCGCCGCCGCCTTCCTGCAACTCGAATTATTTAGTGTATAATCACTGGCTTGTTGTCGAATAAGTCAGTATTTCTGGACGATTTTCGCACAAAAAGCATTTTTCTGTGATGAGCGCTAATTCTGACGGTGCTTGGCGAAAAAGTAAAACCTGTCGCGATAAGTAAAATCAGGTAACGGTTTATGCCGCCATTTTGGACAAGAACTTACGGTAAGTTTTTGTAAAACTCTCACTCTGATGAAAGTCAGCCGTTAGGCTAATGCCGATCGTTTAAGAGCCGAGATACACGGAGCGACCACGGGGCGAGGTGTCCCTACGGGAACCTCATCCCCGTGTTTCTCCTAAAATGAGACTTAAGTGACCAGCATTAATCCGTTAGGCTGGAGTGAAAGACGCTCTATAAGCGTACTGGCGTACTGATTGGTAAGGAATGGAAATAATGAACCATGAGGCAACTAATCTGGTCGAAATCCGTGGTCTTAGCTTTCGGCGCGGAGAGCGAGAGATTTTCACAGACATCACGCTGAATGTCCCTAAAGGCAAGGTCACGGCAATCATGGGGCCTTCCGGTATCGGTAAAACCACGTTGCTGCGTTTGATCGGCGGGCAACTATCGCCGGACAGCGGTGAAATCTGGTTTGATGGTGAGAATATTCCGGCGCTGTCGCGTAGCGAACTGTACAACGCGCGCAAGAAAATGAGCATGTTGTTTCAGTCAGGGGCGTTATTCACCGATTTGAGCGTGTTTGATAATGTCGCCTGGCCGCTGCGTGAGCATACCCAACTGCCAGAATCCTTACTGCGTAGCATTGTCATGATGAAGCTGGAAGCGGTGGGGTTGCGTGGGGCTGCCGAACTGATGCCAGCGGAACTTTCTGGCGGCATGGCGC contains these protein-coding regions:
- the rnk gene encoding nucleoside diphosphate kinase regulator, giving the protein MTKPNLTISELDAERLDKLLEQPAFADSDIAQALNEELDRAEILPSASIPSHVVTMNSRVRFRDLNTHEEHIRTLVYPAAVKDSKEPLSVMAPLGAALLGMHVGNAITWQLPNGEEARIEVLELLYQPEAAGEYHR
- the npr gene encoding PTS phosphocarrier protein NPr — translated: MTVRQTVEIKNKLGMHARPAMKLFELVQSFDAEVILRNDSGTEAEASSVIAMLMLDSAKGRLIEVEAAGPDEEQALAAVIGLFEAGFDED
- the rapZ gene encoding RNase adapter RapZ; its protein translation is MVLMIVSGRSGSGKSVALRALEDMGFYCVDNLPVVLLPELANTLAARNISAAVSIDVRNMPESPEIFEHAMEQLPSSFSPQLLFLDADRNTLIRRYSDTRRLHPLSSKNLSLESAIDEESDLLEPLRSRADLIIDTSEMSVHELAEMLRTRLLGKRERELTMVFESFGFKHGIPIDADYVFDVRFLPNPHWDPKLRPMTGLDKPVASFLDRHTEVHNFIYQTRSYLELWLPMLETNNRSYLTVAIGCTGGKHRSVYVAEQLADYFRSRGKNVQSRHRTLEKRKPT
- the ptsN gene encoding PTS IIA-like nitrogen regulatory protein PtsN, translating into MSHDPVLQLSTVLRPECTRSTVHCQSKKRALEIISELAARQLNIPSQIIFDAILTRERMGSTGIGGGIAIPHGKLEDDNALGAIGVFIQLEQPIAFDAIDNQAVDLLFALLVPAEQCKTHLHTLSLVAKRLADKTVCRRLRAAQSDEELYQIMTEAD
- the hpf gene encoding ribosome hibernation promoting factor encodes the protein MQLNITGHHIEITEPLRDFVNGKFAKLEQYFDRINQVNVVLRVEKVQQIAEATLHVNGGELHATSEAADMYAAIDLLIDKLARQLNKHKDKLKQH
- the rpoN gene encoding RNA polymerase factor sigma-54, which produces MKQGLQLRLSQQLAMTPQLQQAIRLLQLSTLELQQEIQLALESNPLLEQTDQHDEIESFEKADSDSLDTGEALEQRDMPEELPLDATWDEIYSAGTPSGTGSDYRDEELPIYQGETTQTLQDYLMWQVELTPFSDTDAAIATSIVDAVDNTGYLTVPLEDILDSIGDDDVTLEEVEAVLKRVQRFDPVGVAARDLRDCLLVQLSQFDNRTPRLLEARLIVSDHLDLLANHDFRSLIRVTRLKEEVLKEALALIQSLDPRPGQSINTGESEYVIPDVLVRKVQGVWVVELNTDSVPRLQINQQYAALGNSARNDSDGQFIRSNLQEARWLIKSLESRNDTLLKVTRCIVEQQQDFFEQGEEFMKPMVLADIAQAVDMHESTISRVTTQKFLHSPRGIFELKYFFSSHVNTDSGGEASSTAIRALVKKLIAAENPAKPLSDSKLTTLLSEQGIIVARRTVAKYRESLSIPPSNQRKQLV
- the lptB gene encoding LPS export ABC transporter ATP-binding protein, translating into MATLTAENLAKAYKGRKVVENVSLTVNSGEIVGLLGPNGAGKTTTFYMVVGIVPRDEGRIVIDDDDISLLPLHERALRGIGYLPQEASIFRRLSVYDNLMAVLQIRKDLTTEQQEDRANELMEEFHIIHLRDSLGQSLSGGERRRVEIARALAANPKFILLDEPFAGVDPISVLDIKKIIEHLRDSGLGVLITDHNVRETLDVCERAYIVSQGNLIAHGSPNDILADEQVKRVYLGEGFRL
- the lptA gene encoding lipopolysaccharide ABC transporter substrate-binding protein LptA yields the protein MKSKTNNLMRNTLIASSLFAVSVSTFAVTGDSNQPIRIDSAQQSLDMQGNTVTFTGNVVVKQGTIEVKADKVVVTRPQGTQGSEVVEGYGNPVTFYQMQDNGKPVKGHAQKIRYELATDFLVLTGNAYLEQQDSNVKGDRITYLVKQQQMEATSDKGKRVTTVLVPSQLQEKEKKSQPSRSQQSQPRVTE
- the lptC gene encoding LPS export ABC transporter periplasmic protein LptC, with the translated sequence MSNTKRWLTAFLALLVLVLIGWNIADDDTVPAPNANDPTVPVYTSEKTNTQVYSPAGKLSYRLISEKAEYFNNEQLSWFTTPVATLFNEQGIATWSVRADRAKLTKDKMLYLYGHVEVNSLTKDAQLQRITTNNAQVNLVTQDVSSDDEVTLYGTSFTSSGMKMRGNLRNKTAELIEKVKTSYEIQNQ
- the kdsC gene encoding 3-deoxy-manno-octulosonate-8-phosphatase KdsC, which produces MSETRAQTATCYGPVDQQVLDKAREVRLLICDVDGVMSDGLIYMGNHGEELKAFNVRDGYGIRCLLTSGIEVAIITGRSAKLLVDRCKTLGINHLYQGQSDKVLAFNDLLDKLSVTADQVAYIGDDMIDWPVMAQVGLSVAVADAHPLLLPRADYVTRIAGGRGAVRELCDLILFSQNKLEHAKGLSI
- the kdsD gene encoding arabinose-5-phosphate isomerase KdsD, with translation MSPFEQDAHLKQQSDRALSEHRLQPDFDFQQAGKQVLSIERDGLAQLDQYIDDNFTLACKKIFHCQGKVVVMGMGKSGHIGCKIAATFASTGTPAFFVHPGEASHGDLGMVTPHDIVIAISNSGESHEILSLIPVLKRQKVFLICMTSAPESTMGKAADIHLCVNVPQEACPLGLAPTTSTTATLVMGDALAVALLQARGFTAEDFALSHPGGALGRKLLLRISDIMHSGDEIPHVPHNASLRDALVEITRKNLGMTVICEADMKIQGIFTDGDLRRIFDMNIDLNSARIADVMTAGGIRVAPQMLAVDALNLMQSRHITSVLVAENDRLVGIVHMHDMLRAGVV
- a CDS encoding calcium/sodium antiporter — its product is MLFATLLLFVGLLLLVYGADRLIYGAAVLARSLGLPPFVIGITIVGFGTSLPELIVSVTAALNDQNDMAVGNVIGSNITNILLILGSAALIRPLTVHSALLRRELPLMVSVTLLCGVLLHDSYLSRADGMMLLFAAILCLALILRMAQQAQQEGGDSLTREQLAELPQDDSNQMAAVLWLILGMIILPMAARMVVDNATVIARYFDVSELTIGLTILAIGTSLPELATAIVGTLKKEDDIALGNLIGSNIFNIAIVLGVPALLSPGALNPQVFQRDYWVMLAASVLLTALCLSKKRRIGQGAGVLLCCAFIAYLTVLFCFS
- the mlaF gene encoding phospholipid ABC transporter ATP-binding protein MlaF, which produces MNHEATNLVEIRGLSFRRGEREIFTDITLNVPKGKVTAIMGPSGIGKTTLLRLIGGQLSPDSGEIWFDGENIPALSRSELYNARKKMSMLFQSGALFTDLSVFDNVAWPLREHTQLPESLLRSIVMMKLEAVGLRGAAELMPAELSGGMARRAALARAIALDPQMIMFDEPFVGQDPITLGTLVKLIDELNHALGVTCVVVSHDVPEVMSIADYAYIVADKRVIAEGTADQLRANDDPQVRQFLDGIADGPVPFRFPAGDYKTSLLGSGG